The following coding sequences are from one Saccharomyces cerevisiae S288C chromosome X, complete sequence window:
- the NET1 gene encoding Net1p (Core subunit of the RENT complex; involved in nucleolar silencing and telophase exit; stimulates transcription by RNA polymerase I and regulates nucleolar structure; NET1 has a paralog, TOF2, that arose from the whole genome duplication) yields the protein MYKLQVVLVPPSLQATMPIQFGYGPTIAESSQLLPNRTNMAQSAGDASLQYANLRSANVSFTPSYFNQSRFRKFLLFTKPTNTLLNLSDEIIDKCEKMYPSLQEDIEILSLQDNSGCDLDPDFLVKDVFNVNNIVRVILKNEIDLDDSAPVSLYKSVKRSKLNNGSPQSVQPQQQIPSSSGVLRIAKKRPPTGTTTTTTIRSATNGSMRVSTPLARQIYPPPSSKIVSNNSDDEDEDIGERSFLPPPTQPQSPPIRISSGIDAGKKIKSSIVEEDIVSRSATVDPDKTKQQRLLSGTPIMSTMTPNRVTLTGQRVVSEHAHKNELVFSASASSSSFANGGTAAVTAQDINRKPPVTTPRITSGMLKIPEPRISEIEKELKEGPSSPASILPAKAAKIPMKKPYLENGENYESDDSSSSENQETPETEPHSKASLQRSQSSIADNNGSPVKNSPLGDAMPHNVHLAELPKASNTSITKSSNGESWGKQQEHQPPRKSSLETIVEKKSQAEPSGIVEPKRMTNFLDDNQVREKEDTNDKLLEKEILPTIPHNDQPILASSDKSNGTLKSLAGKVSSNNNASKEDGTIINGTIEDDGNDNDEVDTTVRIVPQDSDSSSFPKSDLFKMIEGDDTDLPQWFKGKNSRTSGNSKNSKPYTTVLNKDIDNSKPDPRNILPQRTPRSAAKRAAQLLAGAKKNEVPQKSTEDSSSAASTDDESESGIETDFSSDDDFKRKNMSVPNNGPKDISLHSLKGSVVPVKDSKIINKEVDEERNDKRDSQKKSAVSESSVTNSKISEQMAKSFYPNSNKKQNEATKVETKPATQASSFPVVGGSPSVATKGTTSFNEEGNRKNVKTKAKNESAQIDRQQKETTSRVADLKSANIGGEDLNKKAEGSKEPEKASANIQDANDKNNSKEKEDSKSKQVSQKKLKMTDHLKEGNVQLPKPSANDKLKDLKAKFTNSKTLVPPGIISNEKNNSSANDDDSSSSGSSTEDESSSSSSSSDEETSTSRKARRVVVNTPREPVRSSSKIEAPSPSVNKKINATPDKIPVTQLMDMSSPPSVKSKTTSNPSSILHDLPRKVRPSLSSLSDLVSRGIPDVKEKTSKSNEKSQTKAPSSSDDESSSDSDSNSSSDSVSDSSSDSKSESDSDDSGDSSDDGKSFISAKSASAALGKKKKPSGGFASLIKDFKKK from the coding sequence ATGTACAAGCTACAAGTGGTCTTGGTGCCTCCGAGTCTTCAGGCGACGATGCCAATACAGTTTGGCTACGGACCAACCATCGCCGAATCTTCTCAATTGTTGCCAAACAGAACTAATATGGCGCAAAGCGCCGGAGATGCCTCTTTGCAGTATGCTAATCTGAGATCTGCCAATGTGAGTTTCACGCCAAGCTATTTCAACCAGTCTAGGTTTAGGaagtttcttttgtttacCAAGCCGACAAACACGCTGTTGAACTTGAGTGATGAAATCATCGATAAGTGTGAAAAAATGTACCCGAGTTTGCAAGAAGacattgaaattttgagTTTGCAAGATAACAGCGGTTGTGACCTTGATCCggattttttggtaaaggACGTTTTCAATGTAAATAATATCGTAAGAGTTATATTGAAGAATGAGATAGATCTGGACGATTCCGCACCAGTGTCACTTTATAAGTCGGTAAAACGATCCAAGTTGAACAACGGGTCGCCCCAGTCGGTGCAGCCGCAACAACAAATCCCGTCCTCTTCAGGTGTTCTTCGGATTGCCAAGAAGAGGCCACCTACAGGAACCACGACAACAACAACCATTCGTAGTGCCACTAATGGATCCATGAGGGTTTCTACCCCATTGGCTAGGCAAATTTATCCTCCACCTTCTTCGAAGATCGTCTCCAACAACTCAGAtgacgaagacgaagacATTGGTGAAAGATCCTTTTTGCCGCCTCCAACGCAGCCTCAGTCACCTCCCATAAGAATTAGTTCGGGCATTGACGcaggtaaaaaaataaaatcaagCATCGTCGAGGAAGATATCGTGTCCAGATCAGCAACCGTGGATCCAGATAAAACAAAGCAGCAACGTCTATTGTCCGGAACTCCTATAATGTCCACCATGACTCCAAACAGAGTTACTCTTACCGGTCAGAGAGTGGTTTCTGAACACGCACATAAAAACGAATTGGTTTTCTCTGCTTCagcttcttcctcttcatttgCTAATGGTGGCACAGCTGCTGTCACTGCTCAGGACATTAATAGGAAACCACCCGTAACCACTCCAAGAATAACATCAGGAATGTTGAAAATCCCCGAGCCAAGAATCTCAGAGATTGAAAAAGAGTTAAAAGAGGGACCTTCCAGTCCGGCCTCCATTTTACCCGCTAAAGCTGCAAAGATTCCAATGAAAAAACCTTACTTGGAAAATGGCGAGAACTACGAATCCGACGATAGCTCAAGTAGCGAAAACCAAGAAACTCCTGAAACAGAACCACATTCAAAGGCTTCCTTGCAACGTAGTCAAAGCTCCATCGCAGATAATAATGGCTCTCCGGTGAAAAATAGTCCTCTCGGTGATGCCATGCCACACAATGTGCATTTAGCAGAACTTCCCAAGGCAAGCAATACCTCGATCACCAAATCTTCAAATGGCGAATCCTGGGGAAAGCAACAAGAACATCAACCACCAAGAAAGAGTTCACTGGAAACTATAgtggaaaagaaatctcAGGCGGAACCTTCCGGTATTGTGGAACCGAAAAGAATGACTAATTTCCTAGATGATAATCAGgtaagagaaaaagaagatacGAATGATAAACTtttagaaaaggaaattttgCCGACAATTCCACATAATGATCAGCCAATACTTGCATCATCTGATAAGTCTAATGGGACGTTGAAATCACTAGCTGGGAAAGTTAGTTCAAACAACAACGCTTCAAAGGAAGATGGCACTATCATTAACGGCACCATTGAGGACGATGgcaatgataatgatgaagtTGATACTACGGTTCGTATTGTTCCTCAAGATTCAGATTCCTCTAGTTTCCCAAAGTCagatcttttcaaaatgatCGAAGGTGATGATACAGATCTACCGCAATGGTTTAAGGGCAAAAATTCGAGAACTTCCGGtaattccaaaaattcaaagcCTTACACAACGGTTTTGAATAAAGACATAGACAATTCTAAGCCAGATCCAAGAAATATTTTGCCCCAGCGAACCCCAAGAAGTGCGGCTAAGAGGGCTGCCCAATTATTGGCAGGTGCCAAGAAAAACGAAGTCCCACAGAAAAGTACTGAAGATTCTAGTTCGGCAGCGTCCACAGACGATGAGTCAGAGAGTGGGATTGAAACAGATTTCTCATCAGACGATGAttttaaaaggaaaaatatgtcGGTGCCTAATAATGGGCCCAAAGACATTTCTTTACATTCTTTGAAAGGCAGTGTTGTTCCAGTGAAAGACTCAAAGATAATCAATAAAGAAgttgatgaagaaagaaacgACAAAAGAGATAGTCAAAAAAAGTCAGCCGTGAGTGAATCTTCAGTAACAAATAGCAAAATAAGTGAACAAATGGCGAAAAGCTTTTATCCGAATTCAAACAAGAAGCAAAATGAAGCTACAAAGGTGGAAACTAAGCCAGCAACACAAGCATCGTCTTTTCCTGTTGTTGGTGGGTCTCCTTCTGTTGCTACTAAAGGAACTACCTCTTTCAatgaagaaggaaatcGTAAAAATGTTAAAACGAAGGCCAAGAATGAGTCTGCGCAGATTGATAGGCAGCAGAAGGAAACAACTTCTAGGGTTGCAGATTTGAAAAGCGCAAACATAGGAGGTGAAGACTTGAACAAGAAAGCAGAGGGGTCCAAGGAACCAGAAAAAGCATCTGCCAATATACAGGATGCTAACGATAAAAATAACtcgaaggaaaaagaagactCCAAAAGCAAACAGGTATCTCagaaaaagttaaaaatgACAGATCACTTAAAAGAAGGCAATGTTCAGCTTCCTAAGCCCAGTGCAAATGATAAATTGAAGGATTTGAAGGCTAAATTTACTAATAGTAAAACACTCGTGCCACCTGGAATAATttctaatgaaaaaaataattctaGTGCAAACGATGATGATTCTAGCTCCTCAGGTTCTTCCACAGAAGACGAGTCTAGTTCATCTTCCTCGTCTTCTGATGAGGAAACTTCAACATCCAGGAAGGCTAGAAGAGTTGTTGTAAATACACCAAGAGAACCAGTTAGATCTTCATCTAAGATTGAAGCCCCCTCTCCATCtgttaacaaaaaaatcaatgcCACCCCTGATAAAATTCCAGTTACACAGCTAATGGACATGTCGTCTCCTCCGTCAGTTAAATCCAAGACCACCTCAAATCCGTCTAGTATACTTCATGACCTTCCAAGAAAAGTTCGTCCTTCTTTGAGTTCATTATCTGATCTTGTTTCAAGAGGCATCCCAGAtgtaaaggaaaaaacttCTAAATCGAATGAGAAGTCAC